In one Zobellia galactanivorans genomic region, the following are encoded:
- a CDS encoding gluconate 5-dehydrogenase — MAHILNSFKLEGKNALVTGGSDGIGKVIALALAQAGAKVCINGRNQDKLDSVKNEFANLGYEIFTIAFDVSDQQEITVSFETIKRFFGTIDILVNNAGIIKRSPILDMNNDDFRKVIDINLISAFMVSKSVVPEMIEKGGGKIINICSLMSEYGRNSVSAYAAAKGGLKMLTKNMCVEWGRHNIQVNGIGPGYIKTAKTKAYASKNHPFNKLIMMRTPANRWGEVEDLCGTALLLSSQAGDFINGQIIYVDGGITANFGYLEGENK; from the coding sequence ATGGCCCATATATTGAATTCATTCAAATTAGAGGGTAAAAATGCCCTAGTAACCGGGGGGTCCGACGGAATAGGCAAAGTAATTGCATTGGCGTTAGCTCAAGCAGGAGCAAAGGTCTGTATCAATGGTCGCAACCAAGATAAACTTGATTCCGTTAAAAATGAGTTCGCAAATCTAGGATATGAAATATTTACGATAGCCTTTGATGTTAGCGATCAACAAGAAATAACGGTGTCCTTTGAAACTATTAAGAGGTTTTTTGGAACCATTGATATTTTGGTAAATAATGCTGGAATAATAAAACGGTCTCCTATATTGGATATGAACAATGATGACTTTCGTAAAGTCATCGATATAAACCTTATATCCGCCTTCATGGTATCCAAAAGTGTGGTACCTGAAATGATAGAAAAGGGAGGGGGGAAAATCATAAACATTTGTTCATTGATGAGTGAGTATGGTAGAAATTCAGTGTCTGCCTACGCCGCGGCTAAAGGAGGTTTGAAAATGTTAACAAAGAATATGTGTGTAGAGTGGGGCAGGCACAATATTCAGGTAAATGGAATAGGTCCAGGGTATATTAAAACGGCAAAAACCAAAGCGTATGCATCGAAGAACCATCCGTTCAACAAACTTATAATGATGCGTACCCCGGCCAATAGATGGGGAGAAGTAGAAGACCTCTGTGGTACGGCCTTATTGTTGTCGTCACAAGCGGGTGATTTTATAAATGGTCAAATCATATATGTTGATGGGGGTATCACAGCCAATTTTGGTTATTTAGAAGGGGAGAATAAATAG
- the kduI gene encoding 5-dehydro-4-deoxy-D-glucuronate isomerase: protein MANIEYQERFTSHPSDVKSYDTEELREHFLIKNLFEKDKITLIYSHYDRFISGGAVPIDEVLELATIEPLKAQNFCDRREVGILNIGNQGIVTVGEDKYRLGHKEALYIGMGAKNIHLSSEDPGNPAMFYINSAPAHQGFPIKKIASTDTITLDLGTSEKANERRIVQYIVEATVQTCQLQMGITELKKGSIWNTMPPHTHNRRMEVYLYIDLPQDEAICHFMGEPQQTRHVWMGNHQAVISPPWSIHAAAGTSNYSFVWGMAGENLDFSDMDMVKANQLR, encoded by the coding sequence ATGGCGAATATAGAATATCAAGAACGCTTTACATCGCACCCGAGCGACGTAAAATCATATGACACCGAAGAATTAAGAGAACATTTTTTAATCAAAAATTTATTTGAAAAAGATAAAATAACCCTTATATACTCACATTATGATCGATTTATTTCAGGAGGAGCGGTGCCTATTGATGAAGTATTGGAATTAGCTACGATAGAACCTTTAAAAGCTCAAAATTTTTGTGACCGTAGAGAAGTAGGGATATTAAACATAGGTAATCAGGGGATAGTAACTGTAGGAGAAGATAAGTATCGTTTAGGACATAAGGAGGCTTTATATATAGGAATGGGAGCAAAGAATATTCACTTAAGCAGTGAAGATCCAGGGAACCCGGCTATGTTTTATATCAATTCTGCACCTGCACATCAAGGTTTTCCAATAAAAAAGATTGCTTCGACCGATACGATAACCCTCGATTTAGGCACTTCCGAAAAAGCAAATGAAAGGCGCATAGTCCAATATATTGTAGAGGCAACCGTACAAACCTGTCAGCTGCAAATGGGTATAACAGAACTAAAGAAAGGTAGCATATGGAATACGATGCCCCCACATACCCATAATCGTAGAATGGAGGTTTACCTATATATCGACCTTCCTCAAGACGAAGCCATCTGTCATTTTATGGGAGAACCACAACAAACAAGACATGTTTGGATGGGTAACCATCAAGCGGTTATTTCCCCTCCATGGTCAATTCATGCGGCTGCCGGCACCTCCAACTACAGTTTTGTATGGGGCATGGCGGGTGAAAATCTTGACTTTAGCGATATGGACATGGTCAAAGCAAACCAATTAAGATAG
- a CDS encoding glycoside hydrolase family 88 protein, protein MDRTNEYQLKNPWKAFDDNWIRGTYYTGVMASYLATGDDTYLAQSNQLCEDLNWTLPTLPPDHEASGVNLLTIGQTMLQSYMVEPEKSKIRGIVQHLENPGIKNPVANPDEWYFEGGRRYVDGLFTGPPALAMLYSVTGDEKYLQWMESCFWDVYGKLYDTDEHLFYRDKRFFPENIDARKNDPKWKGNEQVTANGKKVIWSRGNGWAIAGIARILEYLPMEHASYNRYELLLKDMAYALKDKQTQEGFWYPNLADPEYAPFKETSGTSFFIYGLAYGINNGILDKDEFVPVVKKAWKSVTDEVSKEGKVQWGQLVGDRPVNLSKDDSHEYVTGTFLLAASEMYKMNLNDN, encoded by the coding sequence ATGGATAGGACAAATGAATACCAGTTAAAAAATCCTTGGAAAGCTTTTGATGACAATTGGATACGGGGAACCTATTATACCGGGGTTATGGCAAGTTATTTAGCAACGGGTGACGACACGTATTTGGCACAGTCCAACCAGCTATGTGAAGATTTGAATTGGACCCTGCCAACCCTGCCACCAGACCATGAGGCTAGCGGTGTGAATTTATTGACCATAGGTCAAACCATGTTGCAATCTTATATGGTAGAGCCTGAGAAAAGTAAGATAAGGGGAATTGTCCAACACTTGGAAAACCCTGGAATAAAAAACCCCGTAGCGAACCCTGATGAATGGTATTTTGAAGGAGGAAGACGTTATGTGGATGGTCTATTCACCGGCCCGCCAGCATTGGCCATGCTATATTCAGTTACCGGTGACGAAAAATACTTGCAGTGGATGGAATCCTGCTTTTGGGATGTGTATGGTAAATTATATGATACGGATGAGCATTTATTCTATCGAGATAAACGGTTTTTTCCTGAAAATATCGACGCACGAAAAAACGACCCTAAATGGAAAGGTAACGAACAGGTTACCGCCAATGGAAAAAAAGTGATATGGTCAAGGGGTAATGGGTGGGCAATAGCCGGTATTGCACGTATACTTGAATACCTACCTATGGAGCATGCAAGTTATAATAGATACGAGCTGTTATTGAAAGATATGGCCTATGCCCTAAAAGACAAACAAACTCAAGAAGGGTTTTGGTATCCAAATCTTGCAGACCCGGAATATGCGCCCTTCAAGGAAACTAGTGGTACCAGCTTCTTTATTTATGGGCTTGCGTACGGTATAAACAATGGAATACTTGATAAAGATGAGTTTGTTCCTGTAGTGAAGAAGGCTTGGAAATCCGTTACGGATGAAGTTAGTAAAGAAGGTAAGGTTCAATGGGGGCAATTGGTAGGTGATAGGCCGGTAAATTTGTCAAAAGATGATTCTCATGAATATGTAACAGGCACATTTTTGTTAGCAGCAAGTGAGATGTATAAAATGAATTTGAACGACAACTAA
- a CDS encoding RagB/SusD family nutrient uptake outer membrane protein, with translation MKSYNYFILTCLLILLGACDEDQLIEVPSDFLSPEISYVSPADIEAALVSNYGRMRALNQGTNNNLMHSGTDLCMWARSPEIQGLGDYRTGLIPSSDVALEFWNRYYKIIFNSNAILTRIEAIEYEDQAEKNLHIAEARWFRGFAYRSLGFLYGGVPIVLEEISSPRRDFERSSIDETLDQAIQDLEFAALNLPGVSEVKADGRLNNAAANHYLAELYLAKGQPDQAVSAASTVISDPNINLMTSRFGNRATDEGDPYWDLFQRFNQNRSSGNQEGILVLQEEFNIPGNTQIAVTNGDNNFRYERHYGSLYWFLNGPDGVGAFLGPTSRNLGRPVGFVRPTPYFTHTVWGWDSVTQTFDPDNRNNNRNIQRDWVVDNPQSAFFGQKISDFPQSWFDNLTAQDTLRDYYPNITKISTPNDHPVEILVDVTTGQVANTAGQTFTDWYQIRVAETYLLRAEAYLALGNTAAAADDINILRNRAQATPVEADEVDMNYILDERMRELNIEENRRMTLSRLNLLFERTVLGNPFSGLTVQPFNNLFPIPFAEIELNTLGKLEQNPGYVN, from the coding sequence ATGAAATCATATAACTATTTTATTTTGACTTGCCTTCTAATACTATTAGGAGCATGTGATGAAGACCAATTAATAGAAGTCCCTTCAGATTTTTTAAGTCCTGAGATTTCTTATGTCTCCCCTGCCGATATAGAGGCCGCTTTGGTTTCGAATTATGGTAGGATGAGAGCCTTGAACCAAGGAACCAACAATAACTTGATGCATTCGGGAACAGACTTGTGCATGTGGGCACGGAGCCCTGAAATACAGGGGCTTGGAGATTATCGAACCGGTTTGATCCCTTCCTCTGACGTGGCACTGGAGTTTTGGAACCGGTATTACAAGATCATTTTCAATTCGAATGCCATTTTGACGAGAATCGAGGCTATTGAGTACGAAGACCAAGCGGAAAAGAATTTACACATCGCCGAAGCGAGGTGGTTTCGTGGTTTTGCCTATCGATCTTTAGGTTTTCTCTACGGAGGAGTACCTATCGTTTTGGAGGAAATTTCATCGCCAAGGCGAGATTTTGAAAGGTCTTCTATAGATGAAACATTAGATCAGGCTATCCAGGATCTAGAATTTGCGGCACTGAACTTGCCCGGTGTTAGTGAAGTTAAGGCAGATGGTAGATTGAACAATGCTGCCGCAAACCATTATTTGGCGGAGTTGTACCTTGCCAAAGGGCAACCGGATCAAGCCGTATCAGCTGCTTCTACGGTAATCAGTGACCCAAATATAAATCTAATGACTTCCCGTTTTGGTAATAGGGCTACTGATGAAGGCGATCCTTATTGGGATTTATTTCAAAGGTTCAATCAAAACCGTAGCTCGGGAAATCAAGAGGGTATTTTAGTATTACAGGAAGAATTTAACATCCCAGGTAATACCCAGATTGCCGTTACCAATGGTGATAATAATTTTAGGTACGAACGGCATTATGGGAGTTTGTACTGGTTTTTAAATGGTCCGGACGGTGTTGGCGCATTCTTGGGGCCTACCTCACGAAATCTAGGAAGACCTGTTGGCTTTGTAAGACCAACTCCTTATTTCACCCATACCGTATGGGGTTGGGATAGTGTCACACAAACGTTTGATCCCGACAACAGAAATAACAATCGGAACATCCAAAGGGATTGGGTGGTCGATAATCCTCAGTCTGCTTTTTTTGGTCAAAAAATAAGCGATTTTCCCCAGTCTTGGTTCGACAATCTTACAGCACAGGATACGCTGCGCGATTATTACCCGAACATTACCAAAATCTCTACCCCTAATGACCATCCTGTTGAAATTTTGGTAGATGTGACAACGGGACAAGTGGCCAATACAGCTGGCCAAACTTTCACGGATTGGTACCAGATCAGAGTGGCCGAAACGTATTTACTCCGTGCAGAAGCGTATCTTGCCCTTGGTAACACTGCCGCAGCTGCCGACGATATCAATATATTGAGAAATCGGGCGCAAGCCACCCCTGTAGAGGCAGACGAAGTGGATATGAATTATATCTTAGACGAGCGTATGCGTGAATTGAATATTGAAGAGAACAGAAGAATGACGCTTAGTAGATTAAACCTTTTGTTCGAAAGAACCGTTTTGGGCAATCCTTTTTCCGGCCTTACCGTTCAACCGTTCAACAATCTGTTCCCCATTCCATTTGCCGAAATAGAACTCAATACTTTAGGTAAACTAGAGCAAAACCCTGGATACGTTAATTAA
- a CDS encoding SusC/RagA family TonB-linked outer membrane protein, with product MRTKITFIRDPKLLAKQVFTIFFLMLFSSQIYAAAIGKTTSLLKKETFNYQASVSGTIVDEASQPLPGVSIVIKGTSTGVSTDFDGNYSLIVDKSDVLLISYIGFVSQEITVGDQSTINVVMVEDVSKLDEVVVVGYGTQKKSDLTGSVASADLQAFEDQPNVNILQSLQGSVAGLNIGAVSSAGENPNIQVRGRNTFAVDDDGNLTGSDPLIVLDGVIYRGSLADINPADIGTIDVLKDASSQAIYGSQAANGVILITSKSGKTNRKPVINFSSFYSVETPTNTLTPVSRDGFLEHYNKIFYEEAYLAPEYTQLDPTFDPSARFPYQSILDGFNNGTNTDWLDVVSQSAHTQNTNISMAGNSGKTSYFLSSGYIDQKGWLLNDQFDRLSLRANFDTKVRDWLTIGMQTFASFGDYSGLEADLRRGYMYSPLIAPFNEDGSIATDPIGVERSPLLRTAIDQLDKRLNLFGNFYAQVQLPIKGLSYRINHAINYRTQRDFRFDPIANNFAGAASKENIYREDRTTDNLLTYKQTFNEKHDLDVTLLYGFEERNGESTIAQSGNFLNQALGVNSLESGDVDLQLAESDAFDERSIYQMARLNYRYNNKYLLTFTTRRDGFSGFGSDKKFGIFPSLGLAWTISNEKFIADAMPGITNLKLRATYGQTGNRTVGRYRTLARVDAGFQYVFGDGSGPAYGQNISSLANNSLSWETTTGLNLGLDFGFLDGKINGSVNYYDTITEDILFDINLPRITGFETIPTNLGEVANNGLEASVTSINVQTDNFTWTSTLNFSTNSNEIITILGRDDDNDGVEDDLITTRGRLIPGQSIQTIYDYVDTGVIYQLNDNIPDGYNPGNRIFEDLDGDGLISADKDRKVLGRAEEAYRFSIYNEFNYKNFTFSAFINSIQGGKDGYLGRVSPTSSIGILRHDNASTYNTFKEFDAWSPANPKGIHSGVLFDDPIAAQRYADRSFVRLQDVRLAYNFPDKIVEKLAISKLRLFLTGKNLHTWTDWIGTDPEINGNAFDLNQAPVMKSYSLGLNLTF from the coding sequence ATGAGAACAAAAATTACTTTCATTCGTGACCCTAAGCTTTTAGCAAAGCAGGTTTTTACTATTTTCTTCTTGATGTTGTTTTCGTCTCAGATATATGCTGCGGCAATAGGGAAGACCACATCCTTATTAAAAAAAGAAACTTTTAATTATCAAGCGAGTGTTTCGGGAACAATTGTCGACGAGGCAAGTCAACCCCTTCCGGGCGTTTCCATAGTTATCAAGGGGACTTCCACGGGGGTATCCACTGATTTTGATGGCAATTATTCATTGATCGTAGACAAAAGCGATGTTTTATTAATCAGTTATATAGGATTTGTATCCCAAGAAATCACAGTTGGTGACCAGTCAACGATCAATGTGGTTATGGTTGAAGATGTATCAAAATTAGATGAAGTAGTGGTTGTAGGGTACGGTACCCAGAAAAAATCTGATTTGACTGGATCAGTGGCGAGTGCCGATCTTCAGGCTTTTGAAGATCAACCGAACGTCAATATTCTTCAATCACTTCAAGGTTCCGTTGCGGGACTTAATATTGGGGCCGTAAGTTCCGCCGGGGAGAATCCAAATATACAAGTGAGGGGGAGAAATACCTTTGCCGTTGATGATGATGGCAACCTAACCGGAAGTGACCCTTTGATTGTTCTTGATGGGGTTATATATAGAGGAAGTTTAGCAGACATTAATCCTGCCGATATTGGTACTATTGACGTATTAAAAGATGCCAGTTCACAAGCGATTTATGGTTCTCAGGCTGCTAACGGAGTAATATTGATTACTTCAAAAAGCGGAAAAACCAATCGAAAACCTGTAATTAATTTTTCAAGTTTTTATTCTGTAGAGACTCCGACCAATACTTTAACCCCCGTGAGTAGAGACGGGTTTCTAGAACATTACAACAAAATCTTCTATGAAGAGGCCTATTTGGCACCTGAGTATACACAGCTAGATCCTACTTTTGATCCATCGGCAAGATTTCCATATCAGTCTATATTAGATGGTTTTAATAATGGAACGAATACAGATTGGTTAGATGTGGTGTCACAATCGGCTCATACACAAAATACAAATATCAGTATGGCAGGTAATTCCGGTAAAACCTCTTATTTTTTGTCTTCTGGTTATATAGATCAAAAAGGTTGGTTGCTGAACGATCAATTTGACAGGTTGAGTTTGCGGGCCAATTTTGATACCAAGGTAAGAGATTGGTTAACCATAGGCATGCAGACTTTTGCTTCATTTGGAGATTATTCAGGTCTTGAGGCGGACTTAAGAAGAGGATATATGTATTCCCCACTAATTGCTCCGTTCAATGAAGACGGTAGTATAGCTACGGATCCTATAGGTGTTGAACGCAGTCCTTTACTCAGAACGGCAATTGATCAACTGGATAAACGATTGAATTTATTCGGCAACTTTTATGCACAGGTGCAATTGCCCATTAAAGGCTTGTCCTATCGCATTAACCACGCTATCAACTATAGAACGCAAAGAGATTTTAGATTTGACCCCATTGCTAATAATTTTGCTGGGGCGGCTTCTAAAGAAAATATTTATCGAGAGGATAGAACAACGGATAATCTATTGACATATAAGCAAACCTTTAACGAAAAACACGATTTAGATGTTACGCTCTTGTATGGTTTTGAAGAAAGGAATGGGGAAAGTACCATTGCGCAATCTGGAAATTTTTTAAATCAAGCCTTGGGGGTCAATAGCTTGGAATCAGGGGATGTTGATCTACAACTTGCTGAATCCGATGCCTTTGATGAACGCAGTATTTACCAAATGGCTCGCCTGAATTACCGATATAACAATAAATACCTATTGACCTTTACCACCCGACGTGATGGGTTCTCTGGATTCGGTTCCGATAAAAAATTCGGAATATTTCCTTCTTTAGGATTAGCATGGACTATTAGCAATGAAAAGTTCATTGCCGATGCTATGCCAGGTATAACTAATTTAAAGTTAAGGGCAACGTACGGACAAACAGGTAACCGTACAGTTGGCAGATACCGAACACTTGCACGAGTAGATGCAGGTTTTCAATATGTATTCGGAGACGGTTCAGGGCCCGCTTACGGTCAAAATATTAGCTCTCTTGCGAATAATAGCCTTAGTTGGGAAACCACAACAGGTCTCAACTTAGGATTGGATTTTGGCTTTCTTGATGGTAAAATTAATGGTAGTGTCAACTACTATGATACAATAACAGAAGATATCTTGTTCGATATTAACCTTCCGCGAATCACTGGTTTTGAGACTATACCTACTAATTTGGGAGAAGTGGCCAACAATGGCCTAGAGGCCTCCGTGACTTCTATAAACGTACAAACCGATAATTTTACTTGGACCAGTACATTGAATTTTTCAACAAATAGCAATGAGATTATTACCATATTAGGACGGGACGATGACAATGACGGTGTAGAGGATGATTTGATTACCACTCGAGGTAGACTAATACCGGGGCAGTCGATTCAAACTATTTACGATTATGTCGATACAGGGGTTATTTATCAATTAAACGATAATATACCAGATGGGTACAACCCTGGAAACCGGATTTTTGAAGATTTAGATGGTGATGGATTGATATCCGCCGATAAGGACCGTAAGGTTCTAGGCCGTGCAGAAGAGGCTTATCGTTTTAGTATCTATAATGAATTCAATTATAAAAATTTTACTTTCAGTGCCTTCATCAATTCTATACAGGGAGGAAAAGATGGTTATTTGGGTAGAGTATCACCAACCTCAAGTATAGGTATATTAAGACACGATAATGCGAGCACGTATAATACTTTTAAAGAGTTTGATGCTTGGTCTCCTGCCAATCCCAAGGGTATACATTCCGGAGTCTTATTTGATGACCCGATTGCGGCACAACGCTACGCCGACCGTAGTTTTGTTCGCCTTCAAGATGTGCGGTTAGCCTATAACTTTCCTGATAAAATCGTAGAAAAACTTGCCATTTCCAAGCTGCGTTTGTTTTTAACCGGCAAAAATTTACATACTTGGACCGATTGGATCGGTACAGATCCAGAAATCAACGGCAACGCTTTTGATCTAAATCAGGCACCGGTAATGAAGAGTTATTCCCTAGGTCTTAATCTAACTTTTTAA
- a CDS encoding AraC family transcriptional regulator, which produces MIKPKFLSSLRTPNEAVSVNYIETAHFTNPLHYHKELELAYIIEGYGTRYVGSSIKSYKKGDLVLVGEELTHVWISHDDFYQENTKQLTKAIVVKFNTDFAGKDLLNLRESHGLRKVFYDALGGVRVKGEENRVIAIILHEMLHQSSFNQILSLLRILSIMSESKNAYILSPFDHHKSSDPKEKDRMNKIIQFTMLHFRRKIRLEEIAEVANLSKSAFCRYFKNTVKKSYNDFLFEVRVQYACKILLEEKLSMIQVCYDSGFNNPSAFSQIFKRIKGISPSQYRKQNRITRV; this is translated from the coding sequence ATGATCAAACCAAAGTTTCTCTCGTCACTCCGAACTCCAAATGAAGCGGTTTCGGTAAACTATATTGAAACCGCCCATTTTACAAATCCTTTACACTACCATAAAGAATTGGAATTGGCCTATATAATCGAGGGATATGGCACGAGGTATGTGGGCAGTAGTATTAAATCTTATAAAAAGGGAGATTTGGTTTTGGTCGGTGAAGAGCTCACACACGTTTGGATCAGTCATGACGATTTCTATCAAGAGAATACAAAACAACTGACCAAAGCCATTGTAGTTAAGTTTAATACGGACTTTGCCGGCAAAGACTTGCTTAACCTTCGGGAATCACACGGGTTAAGAAAAGTTTTTTATGACGCTTTGGGAGGTGTGAGGGTCAAGGGTGAAGAAAACCGGGTCATTGCCATAATTTTACATGAAATGCTTCATCAATCATCTTTTAACCAGATATTATCATTATTGCGAATACTTTCCATAATGTCCGAATCAAAAAATGCATACATCTTGTCTCCCTTCGATCATCATAAATCGTCAGACCCTAAAGAGAAGGATAGGATGAATAAAATAATACAGTTCACCATGTTGCACTTCAGAAGAAAAATTCGATTGGAAGAAATTGCAGAGGTGGCCAACTTGTCCAAAAGTGCGTTTTGCCGGTACTTTAAGAACACTGTTAAGAAAAGTTACAATGATTTCTTATTTGAAGTGAGGGTTCAATATGCTTGTAAAATATTACTGGAAGAAAAGTTGAGTATGATTCAGGTTTGTTATGATTCGGGATTTAATAATCCTTCTGCTTTTTCACAAATATTTAAAAGAATTAAAGGTATTTCTCCGAGCCAATATAGAAAGCAGAACCGTATAACCAGGGTATGA
- a CDS encoding DUF4861 family protein: MIRSTKNLSLLLLLFLGISCSEREPSYEILVMNDTDIPRTREIVEVWLKDLPEQKEIGKYTLTDESGKPRQLQYVDKDSDDIDDYLIFMTNINAREKRAFTLSRNKGFTEKADSSLTTYCRIVPERMDDFAWENDKVAFRSYGPKCQELFEEGNASGLISSGIDCWTKRVEYPIINKWYKNDKKGKSYHEDHGEGLDNYHVGTTRGCGGTALVYKGKTILSKNFVNWKILANGPIRSIFELEYAPIMVGGDPINETKRITIDLGTQLYQCEVFYKSQETMINEMFMGLALHDGKGKINSSMGEGWVSYWEPMGDSYLGTAVLTNPDNISKVSLKSIIHEDESKNNVGIHSRILNNTVKYWSGFGWKKSGDFDTPEDWDNYVKKEAAKKRNPIKIKISSK; encoded by the coding sequence ATGATTCGTTCAACCAAAAATCTTTCTCTTCTACTTCTTCTTTTTCTAGGTATTTCTTGTTCTGAAAGAGAGCCGAGCTATGAAATATTGGTAATGAACGACACCGATATTCCAAGAACCCGCGAAATCGTGGAAGTTTGGTTAAAAGATCTTCCAGAACAAAAGGAAATAGGTAAATACACATTAACCGATGAGTCGGGAAAACCACGACAACTACAATATGTAGATAAAGACTCTGACGATATTGACGATTACCTGATTTTCATGACAAACATAAATGCTCGAGAGAAAAGAGCCTTCACATTAAGTCGTAATAAGGGTTTTACGGAAAAAGCAGATAGTTCTTTAACCACATATTGTAGAATTGTTCCTGAAAGAATGGATGATTTTGCATGGGAAAACGATAAAGTAGCCTTCAGAAGTTATGGTCCGAAGTGTCAAGAACTTTTTGAAGAGGGCAATGCTTCAGGTCTTATTTCCAGTGGTATAGATTGTTGGACCAAACGTGTAGAGTACCCAATTATTAATAAATGGTACAAAAATGACAAAAAAGGTAAGTCGTATCATGAAGACCACGGTGAAGGACTTGATAATTACCACGTAGGAACGACCAGAGGTTGTGGTGGTACGGCACTTGTTTATAAAGGAAAAACCATACTAAGCAAGAATTTTGTAAACTGGAAAATTTTAGCCAACGGCCCTATCAGAAGCATTTTTGAATTGGAATATGCCCCTATCATGGTCGGGGGAGACCCTATAAATGAAACCAAACGAATTACCATAGACCTAGGTACTCAACTGTACCAATGTGAAGTGTTTTATAAGAGCCAGGAAACCATGATAAATGAGATGTTCATGGGGCTTGCCTTACACGACGGAAAAGGTAAGATCAATTCAAGCATGGGAGAAGGTTGGGTATCTTACTGGGAACCCATGGGGGATTCATATTTGGGAACGGCTGTCTTGACAAATCCCGACAACATATCGAAAGTATCCTTGAAAAGTATAATCCATGAAGACGAAAGCAAAAATAACGTTGGAATCCATTCGCGGATATTAAACAATACAGTTAAATATTGGTCCGGTTTCGGATGGAAAAAAAGTGGTGATTTCGACACTCCAGAAGACTGGGATAATTATGTCAAAAAGGAAGCTGCAAAAAAAAGAAACCCTATAAAAATTAAAATATCCAGTAAGTAA
- a CDS encoding RraA family protein: MWKTDEELFEIAKRELFTALVGDILDKIGSVHQFLPPNLKPVKDDMVIIGRAMPVLEADVFAETTESRNNPLMNKPFGLMFEALDNLKKNEVYICTGATSPYALWGGLMSTRAMKLGAAGAVVNGYSRDTNEIEKLNFPTFSTGTYAQDQGPRGKVMDFASAIEINGIKINPGDIVYGDRDGVLIIPKELEKDVFTGAIEKARGEQEVKKALEEGMSTVDAFNKFGIM; the protein is encoded by the coding sequence ATGTGGAAAACAGACGAAGAATTATTTGAAATTGCAAAAAGAGAACTATTTACGGCTTTAGTAGGCGATATTTTAGACAAGATTGGTTCTGTGCATCAATTTCTCCCGCCAAACCTTAAACCTGTTAAAGATGATATGGTCATCATAGGTAGGGCCATGCCCGTCTTAGAGGCGGATGTATTTGCCGAAACTACCGAATCAAGAAATAACCCTTTAATGAATAAACCTTTTGGATTGATGTTCGAAGCTTTGGACAATTTAAAAAAGAATGAGGTCTATATCTGCACGGGAGCAACCTCGCCTTACGCACTCTGGGGGGGACTTATGAGTACGAGAGCCATGAAACTTGGTGCTGCCGGGGCAGTAGTCAACGGATATTCCAGGGACACAAATGAGATAGAAAAACTAAATTTCCCAACTTTTTCTACAGGCACGTATGCTCAGGACCAAGGTCCACGAGGCAAAGTTATGGATTTTGCTTCCGCAATCGAAATCAATGGAATCAAAATCAATCCAGGTGATATTGTATACGGAGATAGAGATGGAGTGCTTATAATTCCAAAGGAACTAGAAAAAGATGTATTTACAGGAGCAATTGAAAAAGCCCGTGGAGAACAAGAGGTTAAAAAAGCTTTGGAAGAAGGTATGAGTACAGTCGATGCTTTTAATAAATTCGGCATCATGTAG